One [Clostridium] saccharolyticum WM1 DNA segment encodes these proteins:
- a CDS encoding uracil-xanthine permease family protein has translation MKESNKQYASIFEMDGIPKFSQAIPLAIQHLVAMIVGCVTPAIIVANVAQLSPGDRVILIQAALVVSALSTLLQLFPIGSKEGFHLGSALPVIMGISFAYVPSMQAIAADYGVAAILGAQMVGGVVAFLVGFGVTRIRKFFPPLITGTVVFTIGLSLYPTAINYMAGGVANKDVEGLLRYGSWQNWLVALITLAVVTTLNHFGKGIFKLASILIGLIVGYIVALSFGMINFANVGTAAIFQVPQPLHFGVVFEPSSCVAIGLLFAINSVQAIGDLTATTTGSIDREPTNKELRGGIMGYGFTNLIGALLGGLPTATYSQNVGIVITTKVVNRCILGMTAVILLAAGLVPKFSALLTTIPQCVLGGATVSVFASIAMTGIRLITSEKMTFRNTSIVGLAVALGMGISQSPASLQTFPAWTTTIFGRSPVVVATIVAIFLNIVLPKDQASKN, from the coding sequence ATGAAAGAATCTAATAAGCAATACGCTTCTATCTTTGAAATGGATGGTATTCCAAAATTTTCACAGGCGATTCCACTGGCCATACAGCATCTTGTAGCCATGATCGTAGGCTGTGTAACTCCTGCCATCATCGTAGCAAACGTTGCCCAGCTTAGTCCTGGGGACCGGGTTATCCTGATTCAGGCTGCCCTGGTAGTATCCGCTTTATCCACTCTTCTTCAGCTCTTCCCCATAGGAAGCAAAGAAGGCTTCCATCTTGGATCTGCTCTTCCTGTCATCATGGGCATCAGCTTTGCTTATGTTCCAAGTATGCAGGCCATTGCCGCAGATTACGGCGTGGCAGCGATCCTGGGAGCTCAGATGGTAGGCGGTGTGGTAGCTTTCCTCGTAGGCTTTGGTGTAACACGCATCCGTAAATTCTTCCCGCCGCTTATTACCGGAACGGTCGTATTTACGATTGGACTTTCTCTTTATCCGACAGCCATTAACTATATGGCAGGCGGTGTTGCCAATAAGGATGTGGAAGGCTTGCTGCGGTACGGCTCCTGGCAGAACTGGCTGGTGGCATTAATCACCCTGGCAGTCGTAACCACTTTGAATCACTTTGGAAAAGGCATTTTTAAGCTGGCTTCCATCTTAATCGGACTTATCGTGGGTTATATTGTTGCACTCTCCTTCGGTATGATTAATTTTGCCAACGTTGGAACTGCTGCTATTTTCCAGGTTCCGCAGCCACTTCATTTTGGAGTTGTATTTGAACCATCCTCATGTGTTGCCATTGGACTCTTATTTGCCATCAACTCGGTTCAGGCAATTGGTGACTTAACAGCCACTACCACCGGATCTATTGACCGTGAGCCAACAAACAAGGAACTTCGGGGCGGAATTATGGGCTACGGATTTACCAACTTAATTGGAGCTCTCTTAGGTGGTCTTCCTACTGCAACCTACAGCCAGAACGTTGGTATCGTAATAACGACGAAAGTTGTTAACCGCTGCATCCTGGGAATGACTGCTGTGATTTTATTGGCAGCCGGTTTAGTTCCTAAATTTTCCGCTTTGCTTACCACCATTCCTCAGTGCGTACTTGGAGGCGCAACCGTATCGGTATTTGCTTCCATCGCTATGACTGGAATCAGGCTTATCACATCAGAGAAGATGACATTCCGGAACACATCCATTGTAGGTCTTGCGGTTGCTCTCGGTATGGGGATTTCTCAGTCTCCGGCCTCTTTACAGACCTTCCCGGCTTGGACAACCACCATCTTTGGCCGTTCTCCAGTGGTTGTAGCAACCATTGTAGCTATCTTTTTGAATATTGTACTTCCTAAAGATCAAGCAAGTAAGAACTAG
- the arcC gene encoding carbamate kinase produces MEKKKRIVIALGGNALGNTLPEQMTAVKITSKAIVDLIEEGCEVVVVHGNGPQVGMINNAMSALTREDPKQPNTPLSVCVAMSQAYIGYDLQNALREELVNRNITNIPVTTMITQVRVDENDPAFNSPSKPIGHFMTEEEAKLAEEKYGYITKEDAGRGYRRVVASPNPAEIIEIGAIRSLVDSGQLVIACGGGGIPVTLQGNHLKGASAVIDKDFASELLAEELDADFLIILTAVEKVAINFGKPEEKWLDDITTDEARQYIGEGHFAPGSMLPKVQAAVKFADSKEGRNALITLLEKAKEGILGKTGTHIHK; encoded by the coding sequence ATGGAAAAGAAAAAGAGAATTGTTATTGCGTTAGGCGGCAATGCATTAGGTAATACTTTACCAGAGCAGATGACTGCAGTAAAGATCACGTCAAAAGCAATCGTTGACCTGATCGAAGAAGGCTGTGAAGTAGTGGTGGTTCACGGCAACGGCCCGCAGGTGGGTATGATCAACAACGCAATGAGCGCTTTAACCCGGGAAGATCCCAAACAGCCTAATACTCCTCTCTCTGTATGCGTGGCAATGAGCCAGGCTTATATCGGCTACGACTTACAGAACGCTTTAAGAGAAGAGCTGGTAAACCGGAACATTACCAACATTCCTGTAACCACCATGATCACTCAGGTTCGTGTAGATGAAAACGATCCTGCTTTTAACTCTCCCAGCAAGCCCATCGGCCACTTCATGACGGAAGAAGAAGCAAAGCTGGCTGAAGAAAAATACGGATACATCACAAAAGAAGATGCCGGACGGGGATACCGCCGTGTGGTAGCTTCTCCAAATCCTGCTGAGATCATTGAAATCGGCGCAATCCGCTCCCTTGTGGATTCCGGACAGCTGGTTATCGCCTGCGGCGGCGGCGGCATTCCTGTAACTTTACAGGGAAACCACTTAAAAGGCGCAAGCGCGGTGATTGATAAAGATTTTGCAAGCGAACTGCTGGCAGAAGAACTGGATGCGGATTTCTTAATCATCCTGACAGCAGTCGAGAAAGTAGCAATAAACTTCGGTAAACCGGAAGAGAAATGGTTGGACGATATCACAACAGACGAAGCCCGCCAGTACATCGGAGAAGGACATTTTGCTCCTGGCTCCATGCTGCCAAAGGTTCAGGCTGCCGTGAAATTCGCAGATTCCAAGGAAGGGCGCAATGCGCTTATCACTTTGCTTGAGAAAGCAAAAGAGGGAATCCTGGGAAAAACCGGAACTCATATTCATAAGTAA
- the ygeW gene encoding knotted carbamoyltransferase YgeW: MKTLQDYIDKLNSLNFKEMYENDFFLTWEKSDAELEAVWTVADALRFMRENNISTKVFESGLGISLFRDNSTRTRFSFASACNLLGLEVQDLDEGKSQVAHGETVRETANMVSFMADVIGIRDDMYIGKGNAYMHEFMEAVTQGNKDGILEQRPTLVNLQCDIDHPTQSMADALHIIHEMGGLENLKGKKLAMTWAYSPSYGKPLSVPQGIIGLMTRMGMEVVLAHPEGYEVMPEVVEVAKKNAEKSGGSFRISNDMADAFKDADVVYPKSWAPFAAMEKRTNLYAEGDSDGIKALEKELLSQNAQHKDWCCTEELMKTTKDGKALYMHCLPADINDVSCVDGEVEATVFDRYRDPLYKEASYKPYVIASMIFLSKFKNPQEILKKLEVKKAPRIFE; encoded by the coding sequence ATGAAAACCTTACAGGATTACATTGACAAACTGAATTCCTTAAATTTTAAGGAAATGTATGAGAATGACTTCTTCTTAACCTGGGAAAAAAGCGATGCCGAGCTGGAAGCTGTCTGGACCGTTGCTGACGCTCTCCGCTTTATGAGGGAAAATAACATTTCCACAAAAGTATTTGAAAGCGGCCTTGGAATCTCCTTATTCCGCGACAACTCCACACGTACCCGTTTCTCCTTCGCTTCTGCATGTAACTTACTTGGTCTGGAAGTACAGGATTTAGACGAGGGCAAATCCCAGGTAGCTCACGGCGAGACCGTTCGTGAAACAGCTAACATGGTTTCCTTCATGGCAGATGTAATCGGTATCCGCGACGATATGTATATCGGCAAGGGAAATGCTTACATGCATGAATTTATGGAAGCCGTTACCCAGGGAAATAAGGACGGAATCTTAGAGCAGAGACCTACTTTAGTAAACTTACAGTGTGACATCGATCATCCAACCCAGAGTATGGCTGATGCTCTTCATATCATCCATGAAATGGGCGGCCTTGAGAACTTAAAGGGCAAAAAGCTGGCTATGACATGGGCTTACTCTCCTTCCTACGGAAAGCCATTATCCGTTCCTCAGGGAATCATCGGCTTAATGACCCGTATGGGTATGGAAGTTGTTTTAGCTCATCCGGAAGGCTATGAGGTTATGCCTGAAGTAGTTGAAGTTGCAAAGAAGAACGCTGAGAAATCCGGCGGTTCCTTCCGCATCTCCAACGATATGGCTGATGCATTCAAGGATGCAGATGTTGTATATCCAAAGAGCTGGGCTCCATTTGCTGCTATGGAAAAGAGAACCAATCTTTACGCAGAAGGCGATTCTGACGGCATCAAGGCTCTTGAGAAAGAATTACTGTCTCAGAACGCACAGCACAAAGACTGGTGCTGTACAGAAGAATTAATGAAGACAACAAAAGACGGCAAGGCTCTTTACATGCACTGCTTACCTGCTGACATCAACGATGTAAGCTGTGTAGACGGTGAAGTAGAAGCTACTGTATTCGATCGTTACCGTGATCCGTTATACAAAGAAGCCAGCTACAAGCCATATGTAATCGCTTCTATGATCTTCTTAAGCAAATTTAAGAATCCACAGGAAATCTTAAAGAAGCTGGAAGTTAAAAAAGCTCCAAGAATTTTTGAATAA
- a CDS encoding YgeY family selenium metabolism-linked hydrolase: MDYNKIKEAAQNYEADMTKFLREIVKFPGESCDEKAHIDRIAEEMRKLDFDKVEIDGMGNVLGYMGTGNTLIGFDAHIDTVGIGNKNNWTFDPYEGYENETEIGGRGVSDQCGGIVSAVYGARIMKDLGLLNDKYTVLVTGTVQEEDCDGLCWQYIINEGKVRPEFVVSTEPTDGGIYRGQRGRMEIRIDVKGISCHGSAPERGDNAIYKMADILQDVRSLNENDAADDKEIKGLVKMLDEKYNKEWKEANFLGRGTVTASEIFFTSPSRCAVADSCSVSLDRRMTAGETWESCLDEIRNLPNVKKYGDDVTVSMYEYSRPSYTGLTYPIECYFPTWVIPEDHAVTKALEDAYKNLYGDARIGAEETVAMRTARPLTDKWTFSTNGVSIMGRNGIPCIGFGPGAEAQAHAPNEKTWKQDLVTCAAVYAALPSAYCK, translated from the coding sequence ATGGATTACAACAAAATCAAAGAAGCAGCACAAAATTATGAAGCTGACATGACAAAATTCTTACGGGAAATCGTTAAATTCCCAGGCGAGAGCTGTGATGAAAAAGCTCATATCGACCGCATCGCAGAAGAAATGCGGAAGCTGGATTTCGACAAAGTAGAAATTGACGGCATGGGCAATGTATTAGGTTATATGGGAACTGGCAATACTTTAATTGGATTTGACGCTCATATTGATACGGTTGGTATCGGCAACAAGAATAACTGGACATTCGATCCATACGAAGGTTACGAAAACGAAACAGAAATCGGCGGCCGTGGCGTATCCGATCAGTGCGGCGGTATCGTATCTGCTGTTTACGGTGCAAGAATTATGAAGGACTTAGGTCTTTTAAATGACAAATACACCGTTCTGGTTACCGGTACTGTTCAGGAAGAAGACTGTGACGGTCTTTGCTGGCAGTATATCATCAACGAAGGGAAGGTTCGTCCGGAATTCGTTGTTTCCACAGAGCCGACTGACGGCGGTATCTACCGCGGACAGAGAGGCCGTATGGAAATCCGTATTGACGTAAAGGGTATTTCCTGCCATGGTTCCGCACCGGAGCGCGGTGACAACGCAATCTACAAGATGGCTGATATTCTTCAGGATGTCCGCTCACTTAACGAGAACGATGCTGCTGATGACAAGGAAATCAAAGGCCTTGTAAAAATGCTTGATGAGAAATACAACAAAGAGTGGAAAGAAGCGAACTTCTTAGGCCGCGGTACTGTTACTGCTTCCGAGATCTTCTTCACCTCCCCAAGCCGCTGTGCAGTTGCTGACTCCTGTTCCGTATCCTTAGACCGCCGTATGACCGCAGGCGAAACATGGGAAAGCTGTCTGGATGAAATCCGTAATCTTCCAAACGTGAAGAAATACGGCGATGACGTGACTGTTTCCATGTATGAATATTCCCGTCCTTCTTATACAGGACTTACCTATCCCATCGAGTGCTACTTCCCAACCTGGGTTATCCCGGAGGATCACGCTGTTACCAAGGCACTGGAAGATGCTTACAAGAACCTTTACGGTGATGCAAGAATCGGTGCTGAAGAAACAGTTGCAATGAGAACCGCCCGTCCTCTTACTGATAAGTGGACCTTCTCTACAAACGGAGTTTCCATCATGGGCCGTAACGGTATCCCATGCATCGGCTTCGGTCCTGGCGCAGAGGCTCAGGCTCATGCTCCTAACGAGAAGACCTGGAAGCAGGATCTGGTAACCTGTGCAGCCGTATACGCAGCACTTCCAAGCGCTTACTGCAAATAA
- the dpaL gene encoding diaminopropionate ammonia-lyase produces MKPIEWVVNTMPKTDDKNLPVMALDEIKKARVFHESFPQYSKTPLVKLDHMADYLGLGQVYMKDESYRFGLNAFKVLGGSFAIAKYIAKQTGKDVSDLPYSVLTSEALREEFGQATFFTATDGNHGRGVAWAANKLGQKSVVYMPKGSTITRFNNIKAEGATVTIEEVNYDECVRMAADAASKTKNGVVVQDTAWDGYEEIPAWIMQGYGTMALEANEQLEEYGCDRPTHVFVQAGVGSLAGAVQGYFANRYPENPPKVVVVEADVADCLYKGAKAGDGQIRIVDGDMQTIMAGLACGEPNTISWDILKNHVDTFVSAPDWVAAQGMRMLAAPVKGDAPVTSGESGAAPFGVLTCIMLLDEYKDLRKHLGLNKDSKVLLFSTEGDTDPDRYKAIVWEGKER; encoded by the coding sequence ATGAAACCAATCGAATGGGTTGTAAACACCATGCCAAAGACCGATGATAAGAATTTACCGGTCATGGCCCTTGATGAAATCAAGAAAGCACGAGTATTCCATGAAAGCTTTCCCCAGTACAGCAAGACTCCTCTTGTAAAGCTGGATCACATGGCTGATTATTTAGGCCTTGGCCAGGTTTACATGAAAGACGAATCCTACCGGTTCGGCTTAAATGCATTCAAGGTATTGGGCGGATCCTTTGCCATCGCAAAGTACATCGCAAAGCAGACTGGAAAGGATGTTTCCGATCTTCCATACAGCGTCCTAACTTCGGAAGCTTTAAGGGAAGAATTTGGCCAGGCTACCTTCTTCACCGCTACCGATGGAAATCATGGACGTGGTGTTGCATGGGCAGCGAATAAATTAGGCCAGAAGTCCGTTGTTTACATGCCAAAGGGCTCCACGATCACCCGTTTCAATAATATTAAAGCAGAAGGTGCTACCGTTACCATCGAGGAAGTCAACTATGACGAATGCGTTCGTATGGCTGCTGATGCTGCTTCAAAGACGAAAAACGGTGTTGTGGTACAGGATACTGCCTGGGATGGTTACGAAGAGATTCCTGCCTGGATCATGCAGGGTTACGGAACCATGGCTCTGGAAGCCAATGAGCAGCTTGAAGAATATGGCTGCGACAGACCTACCCATGTGTTTGTTCAGGCTGGCGTAGGTTCTCTTGCAGGCGCTGTTCAGGGATATTTCGCTAACCGCTATCCTGAGAATCCGCCTAAGGTGGTCGTTGTGGAAGCTGATGTGGCAGACTGTCTCTATAAGGGAGCAAAAGCCGGTGACGGACAGATCCGCATTGTAGACGGCGACATGCAGACCATTATGGCCGGTCTTGCCTGCGGTGAGCCAAATACCATCTCCTGGGATATCTTAAAGAATCATGTAGATACCTTTGTATCAGCTCCTGACTGGGTAGCTGCACAAGGGATGAGAATGCTTGCTGCTCCTGTCAAAGGCGATGCTCCGGTAACTTCCGGTGAATCAGGTGCTGCTCCCTTCGGAGTTTTAACCTGCATCATGCTTCTTGATGAATATAAGGATTTAAGAAAGCATTTAGGACTTAATAAGGATTCAAAGGTTCTCCTCTTCTCTACTGAGGGTGACACCGACCCGGATCGTTACAAAGCGATTGTCTGGGAAGGAAAAGAACGTTAG
- a CDS encoding helix-turn-helix transcriptional regulator: MDTKLELLTQIALGIATHFGNNCEVVIHDLRKEDIESSIVYIENGQVSNRKLGDGPSEIVLETLKKNPDLLKDRLSYLTRTDDGRILKSSTMYIRGKNNTIDYILALNYDITGLLTIDNSLKSLLSTAEAEDDEKQPRRITHNVNDLLDALIEQSVALVGKPVALMSKDDKVAAIQYLNDAGAFLVTRSGDKVSNYFGISKFTLYSYMDTNKEK, encoded by the coding sequence ATGGATACAAAACTTGAACTACTGACTCAGATCGCTCTTGGAATCGCTACCCATTTTGGAAATAACTGCGAGGTAGTTATCCATGATTTAAGGAAAGAAGATATTGAAAGTTCCATTGTCTATATCGAAAACGGCCAGGTAAGCAACCGTAAGCTGGGGGATGGTCCCTCGGAAATCGTTCTTGAGACTTTAAAAAAGAATCCTGATCTTTTAAAAGACCGCCTTTCTTATTTAACAAGAACCGATGACGGCAGGATTCTAAAATCCAGTACCATGTATATTAGAGGGAAAAATAATACCATTGATTACATTCTGGCCCTTAATTATGATATCACAGGCCTGCTTACCATAGACAATTCCTTAAAATCCCTTCTATCCACCGCGGAAGCAGAAGACGATGAGAAACAGCCAAGGAGAATCACTCATAATGTGAACGATCTTCTCGATGCGCTGATCGAACAGTCCGTAGCTCTTGTGGGCAAACCTGTGGCCCTCATGAGCAAGGATGACAAAGTTGCAGCGATCCAGTATCTAAACGATGCCGGAGCATTCCTGGTCACAAGGTCAGGTGATAAGGTTTCCAATTATTTTGGCATATCCAAATTCACTTTATACAGTTATATGGATACGAATAAAGAAAAGTAA
- the ssnA gene encoding putative aminohydrolase SsnA, with product MLVIGNGRMITRDPQNPFFENGAVAMEEGVIRKVGTTEEMKKAYPDAEYIDAKGGVIMPAFINAHEHIYSSFARGLSINGYDPHGFLEILDGMWWTIDRNLTLEETRLSAMATYIDSIKNGVTTTFDHHASFGHITDSLFKIEEAAKATGVRSCLCYEVSDRDGKEKAKEAVLENEAFIKHALADDSDMIAGMMGMHAQFTISDETMELAASHKPEGVGYHIHVAEGIEDLHDCLKKYGKRIVDRLMDCNILGEKTLLGHCIYINPHEMQLIKDTDTMVVHNPESNMGNACGCPPTMELVHRGILTGLGTDGYTHDMTESYKVANVLHKHHLCDPNAAWGEVPKMLFEGNAKIAGRYFKKPLGILKEGAAADVIVTDYIPLTPMNGDNCNSHILFGMTGRSVVTTVGNGKVLMKDRILTAIDEEKVMADCRQAAAELASRINSR from the coding sequence ATGCTGGTTATCGGGAATGGAAGAATGATTACAAGAGACCCTCAAAATCCGTTTTTTGAGAACGGTGCAGTTGCAATGGAGGAGGGTGTGATCCGTAAGGTTGGAACTACGGAGGAAATGAAAAAAGCATATCCGGACGCGGAGTATATCGATGCAAAAGGCGGAGTCATTATGCCTGCCTTTATTAATGCCCATGAACATATTTACAGCTCTTTTGCCAGAGGATTAAGCATCAATGGATATGATCCACATGGATTCTTAGAGATCCTTGACGGAATGTGGTGGACCATTGACCGCAATCTCACATTGGAAGAGACCAGGTTAAGCGCCATGGCAACCTACATCGATTCTATAAAGAACGGTGTAACAACTACGTTTGACCACCATGCAAGCTTCGGACATATTACAGATTCCCTGTTTAAGATTGAAGAAGCTGCGAAAGCTACGGGTGTCCGTTCCTGCTTATGCTATGAGGTTTCCGACCGTGACGGCAAGGAAAAGGCAAAGGAAGCAGTTCTGGAGAATGAAGCATTCATCAAGCACGCTCTGGCAGATGACAGCGACATGATTGCAGGAATGATGGGTATGCACGCCCAGTTCACCATTTCTGATGAGACCATGGAGCTTGCAGCTTCCCACAAGCCGGAAGGAGTTGGTTATCACATTCATGTGGCAGAAGGAATTGAGGATCTTCATGACTGCCTTAAGAAATACGGCAAGCGGATCGTAGACCGTCTGATGGACTGCAATATCCTTGGAGAGAAGACCCTGCTTGGACACTGCATCTACATTAATCCTCATGAAATGCAGTTAATTAAGGACACGGATACCATGGTAGTCCACAATCCGGAATCCAACATGGGCAATGCATGCGGTTGTCCTCCCACCATGGAGCTGGTTCACAGGGGAATCTTAACAGGTCTGGGAACCGATGGCTATACCCATGACATGACAGAATCCTATAAAGTAGCCAATGTTTTACACAAGCATCATTTATGCGATCCTAATGCGGCATGGGGCGAAGTTCCCAAGATGCTGTTTGAAGGAAATGCAAAGATCGCAGGCCGTTACTTTAAGAAGCCTTTGGGCATATTAAAAGAGGGTGCAGCAGCTGACGTAATCGTTACCGATTACATTCCGTTAACACCAATGAATGGGGATAACTGTAACAGCCATATTCTTTTCGGAATGACCGGACGCAGCGTGGTAACCACAGTAGGCAACGGAAAAGTGCTGATGAAGGACCGTATCCTTACAGCCATTGATGAGGAAAAGGTGATGGCAGACTGCAGACAGGCTGCGGCCGAACTGGCAAGCCGGATCAATTCCAGGTAA